catatatatatattatatacagtattactataatatatatatatataaatatatataggaatatatatatatattatatacagtattactataatatatatatatatgaatatatatatatatatattcatatatatatatatatataaatatatatattatagtaatactgtatatatatatatatttatatatatatatatatattatagtaatactgtatataatatatatatatgactatatatatatatatatagtcatatagtcatatatatatatattatatacagtattactataatatatatatatatataaatatatatatatatatatatatatttatatatatatatattatagtaatactgtatataatatatatatatgaatatatatatatatatatataaatatatttttatatatatatatatgactatatatatttatatatatatatatataaatatatatatgtatatatttatatatatatatatattatagtaatactgtatataatatatatatatatatatatgactatatatatatatatatatatatatataaatatatatatatatatatatatgtatatatatatataaatatatatatatatatatatatatatgtatatatatatatatcttagtCCTCCAGCACAGTTGGATAATGACTGATAATGAGGATGACGCATAGGCTGCATGGTTCACATGGTTGTAATTGTGGTGTTTCCGTTCGTCTTTGAACGCAGCATTAGCTCCGCCAACCTGTTGCACAACACTAGAAACGCCCCCttcctctatctgtctgtctgtctgtctctgtctgtccctcctcctccctgtctgtctgtctctctgtgtgtgttatatctGCAGCTGAGCCTCAGCTCTCCCTCTCACTGCTCGCTGCTCATCAGAGAGTAAACATGGCTGCGGACCGGGTGATCGTTTATGGAGGAAAAGGAGCTCTGGGCTCAAAGTGTGTCCAACACTTCAAGTCTAAAGGATGGGTGAGACACCGCACTCAGTCCCTACCTGTCCACATGCTGTAACACCATGCTACCTGAGGAGCTAACTGTGTTTATATGTCATTAATAGTGGGTCGCCTGCATCGACATGGCTGCAAACGAGGAGGCGCACGAGAACGTGTTGGTGAAGATGAGCGAGTCCTTCACCGAGCAGGCTGGACAGGTGAGCTGCAGACAGGTGACAGGTCAGGTAGCATCAGGATGATTTATACATGTTGTATATGTTTCTGTGTCGTTAATGTCAAACCTGAAGAGCTGGCAGATGTTAGTAGAGCCGTCAGCACCATCAGCTGAAGTCTAACTGTTATAAATCCAGTAGTTTATAAATATCATGTAACATGGTTATGTGTATGCTAATGCTGCGTTCAAGTCACACTGGAAAAGAAGGGAGAAAAGTGTAACAATCATATTCATAgatgaaaatgaattaaatgtattatattttttcataaaatacaaaaatatgttttattatttataaaaaatcatTCTGAATGCACTTGCAGTAATAGTATGTGGACGTCTGGCATCAAACAAAGCAGCCGAAACAGCAATGTTGTGgtgaaaaattatatatatatatatatatatatatatatatatatatatatatatatatataaatatatatatattcatgtatatatatatatatttatatatatatatttttatatctatgtatatgtaattatatataatacatatactgtatattatatatatatatatatatatatatataaatatatatatattcatgtatatatatacatttttatatctatgtatatgtaattatatataatacatatactgtatattatatatatatatataaatatatatatatattcatgtatatatatatttatatatatatttttttatatatatatatgtaattatatataatacatatactgtatattatatatatatatataaatatatatatattcatgtatatatatatttatatatatatatatgtaattatatataatacatatactgtatattatatatatatatatatttatataaatatatatatattcatgtatatatatatttatatatatatatttttatatatatatgtaattatatataatacatatactgtatattatatatatatatatatatatataaatatatatatattcatgtatatatatatttatatatatatttttatatatatatatgtaattatatataatacatatactgtatattatatatatatatataaatatatatatattcatgtatatatatatttatatatatatttttatatatatatgtaattatatataatacatatactgtatattatatatatatatatatatatatatatttatatatatattatttttcacCACGACATTGCTGGTTTGACTGCTTTGTTTGATGCCAGACGTCCACATACTATTACTGCAAGTGCATTCAGAATCCAGCAatgatttttaataaataataacaaatatttttgtattttattaaaaaatataatatattttaattcattttctaTGCTGTTTATCCAGTTAATGCTTAGTACAACCTGGACAGGTCACTCCAAGACAAATACAActttaaaatacaatatgtgGTTGatgtaataattatattcttaTTGGATACAGGATAGTATgttaacacattttctattattattatatattatatgtcaCATTATAATTGTTTTTGTCACCCTACTATAGGACAtacttgcattttttcttttttgtaataAAGGTTATGAAGAAACTCCCTGTATTCATCACCTACTGTGATGTTTTCTCCCAATTTCCTAATTTTGTTTGTTGATCCGAACGCAGCGCAGAATGTGTACTGAGAGCTAATCGACATTTAAATGGCATTTATGAAAAATAGGTGTTCTTAGTCATCTCTCACGTTGTGCAGGTGTCGACAGATGTGGCCCAGTTGCTAGGGGAACAGAAAGTGGATGCCATCTTGTGTGTGGCAGGAGGATGGGCGGGAGGGAGCGCTGGTTCCAAAGGTCGGAgttcaattttttttgtttgctgtaACATTAATCATCAGCCATTTGTCTCCTGCTTCCATTCATGCAAAAAGACTGGAGACAgtaggaaacagctagcctggctctgcccaaaagtaacaaaatccacctgtCTCAGCACCTGTAAAACTCACTGATGAACACttatcatgtttgtttattctGCCCAATAACTAAAGTGTAGAAATGACAGAAGTTTCTGGTCCGAGTCAAGTAATAATCTGCTACATAAAccccattttgttttttgtatggattaagcAAATGAGATATTAAGGCCCAgtcacaccaaaccgacatcaaagaactagcgacgatgaaggccgactgttgtgtcacttcacgtcgcctttgtcttggccgacaagttgcatttgaacacaccgcaaagacgaaagccaacggccagttagcacgtacgttctgtgcctgcgtgagaggaaataactctccctaccagcaagTGGTGGTaatctgtattcgtcattcaaaaacggaaaccagaagatcgaggactgcggatatgcaagccgttgttatgatacgtacatgaaacaaagcagcgtttgccgaccattttcataTCCActctcaccacttagcttcaaaAATATCGGAAAATAtctgtgttggaatgatcagatgagatgaagatgaaaaatgagaagagccttctgtgtttttcctcttgactttacctgtttgcttgctttcctcacgtccgtttctcttctcgtgcactgattcgtttaagctgaacagccaatcagagcaatttctctcaccgacgggctccgcctccgattcaacatgctggaTCGGCCGAAAAGCCTCTGACAACTAGAGCTGACGGTGCaagacacaccgaaaaaactaggccgacagacactCACCGTCAGCCCCGAACGTCGGCTTGGTGTGGGCCTTTTAatttgtgagctttagaggtgcttgttggcagattttgttactgttggacaaagccaggctaactgttcccctctgtttccagtctttgtgctaacagctgctggctgtagctttatatttctaacagacagacatgagagtgatgTAGATATCTTCTCATGTAACTCTtgtatttcccaaaaaatgttgaactaaaTAAGGTGATGCATCTATGGAATAAGCACGTTGTATAAATTATAAGAAACCAGTGAATTAAAATGACGCTTTCCTTTATAATTATTTTCCTCGTCTCTCTTAGATTTATACAAAAACTCAGATCTGATGTGGAAACAGAGCGTGTGGACCTCCACTATCTCCAGCCACCTCGCCACTCTGCACCTAAAACCAGGCGGACTGTTGACTTTGTCCGGGGCCAAAGCAGCTCTGACAGGCACTGGAGGTACcttggcacacacacatacacacttgtgTTTACCATTCTCATCATGATGACCTGGTTGGTCCACGTGTCACGTCAGGGCTGCAggcagactttgatatattgaaGAACACATTGTGCATATAGCTTTGTTGTCCAACCTGCCAATTCAGATAATGTGGGTAATAGAAAGCACTGCAGGGCTCTGACCAGGGAATTGACGTACTGATGATCAGAGCCACGGGGGATCTCACGCAGCTCACAACAGTGAGAGGAAAAGGTGTCGATAAAATGGAtccaagaaaacaaaacaagagggaaaaagagagaatagctgATGAGCTCTGTGGAAGCAGCAACCAGGTGATTTGTTAGTGTCCTTGAGCTATTGACTCAACTCTGACCTGCTCACTCATTTTACTCTTACTGAATAATTAAAATGCAACTGATTGGGGTTCATTAAAGCAGCTAATGACTACAGAAGCCAATAAACGAAAGATAACTAATGAATAGAAAAGGATTGATTGgttatgtaaataaaacaataatagtcTCAAACTGAAACAGAGAGGATGatggttattttctcagaccaTAGAAAGCTtctccagagccacagatggacctgccctttaaagATGGTTTAAGCTTGGATCCATGCAGCGAAAGGTGTCAGATGTCTCAGCATCAAACAAGCTGACTTGTGGATCGAACATCTTGTGTAGATCTGTTAAAAAACAGCCACACAAACATGTCAGTGTGCACAGGAAACCTTTTCTTCATATCTTTGGATGGTGCTCCGGTAAATTTAATTCTACTTGTAGTTAACCATTGTTAATGTAATACCCGCCGGCCTCATGTCAGGCTCTGTGGCATCCAGAGAGGCTTTGGTTTGGTGCCATGTGATCAGTCTCCCCCTGTATCCAAGCTAACCATGTGATGGGCTCAGATTCAACTCAATACAAAGCCCTGGCTCAGCAGTCAGCACAGAGCACAGCAGCTCATTGGCTGCTGAAGAGAATGACTCAGCAGTTGTGGCTCCACACACATTATCCTCATGGACAGTGTGCGTTAACTGCACTGATGCAGTTTGGGGTTCCTGATATCTATTGTTCTCAAACTCATATCTGTGTGGtctaattaaatatgaatcagtatcaAGAGTCACGTGTTAAGAAATATAACCAACACATTGTTTCTTGTGTGCTTTGATAAAACAAGATAAGTAAAAAGTTAATGAGCAAATCCAGATCATCTGACCAACGGAAAATGGGGAAAAAGCAGATTAGGATAACCAGTTGACTTTGAAGGTTGTTGTATATTAAAGTTTTATGAATGAATGCCCAGTTAAATGTTGGAAATAATATTAGCAGATGTGGGAGATAAACGGCCAAGCATCACCTCAGCAAGTAAAGTGGCTGTTCTGAATCAATCACCAATTACAATTTGACAATCCAAAACAAACTTAAAGGGTATCAAACCAAGAAAGGGTTGTCAAACCTCGTGGAGGGATTTTTAATAATCCTAACCTTTGATTTTAGGATTTAAGACAGAGGTTGAGCCCCTGAAGGTTAAGGGTCTTTTCTGTGCTTTCCatgtgactttctttttttataatccCCGATCTGATTATCCTCTTAAGATATGCAAAAGATAGTTTTCAGTGTTTGGATGCACAGCGAAGAATGTTATTCTATTAAAGCAGCTTGTTGCCTGTTAAAGGGGTAACTTcgttatttttcaacctggcccatgtttttgtgggaaaacatgtgattcatcaagccattcagattttgCTCCCCTTCCTTTggcacatgcaggctcattagaatatatcgctcacagcttgagaactacctttgcaggatggcgacggtcaaagaTGGGGGTTTAAGCTGGGCAAACACTGTAtgattttagcccgtttctggcccgaattttgagccacacgactcattttagagtcggatccaatttcagcttcgtcgggCATCGTTTGCCATGCAGTGTTGCTCAAAGTGAGAATAACTTGTATGAAAAAACTTAAATTAGCCTGAACTTCCCGTCGTTACATTGACATGTCGCCGTTGCTCCTAAAAGGTTAACAGTGAGAGCAGATTGGGTTTCAAGGacaaatgatgatgataagaTTGAAGATTGTTGATGGATGCATATCGGCTCATCCACACGTGACCCGTCAGGGATTCACTGTCCTTGGCCTGGTGCATTGGCACTGGGATCTCTAACTCGTGAAAAACTGGTGAAAGACAAAAGCTTGTTCTAAAAGCCATGTCACCACCCCTCGTTCTCATTGGTCATAAGATTGGTTGCATGGGGTGTGCAGATGCTTAGCATACTTCAGAAAACTTGTTAAATGTTTCGGGGGAGGAGGCTCTCACTGCTTCCAGATGCTGAAGCTGCAAAAGATTCTTCTAACTTTATCTGGTTccatgtagaaacatggtgtaGAAACAGAAAGAAGCAGTCAGGgatgttttatatgtaaattgAATGTGATTTGTTTGCATCCTGTCTATCAGAGCACAGCACAAACATACCTGCTTACTACTTCAGTTTCCTTCCGTAGATTCTCCAATTTCTTTCCACTTGACCTCTCTCCACTAAATCAATGCCATCCACTCCCGGGCACAGTGTGCGATGCATTCGATGTGGTTCATGTTGCCTTTGCAAACTGAATTTCCTCCAGGACACTAACAGAAATATTCTATCTGTATCTCTGCAGGCATGGTGGGATACGGCATGGCCAAAGCTGCCGTCCACCAGCTGTGTCAGAGTCTCGCAGCTAAAAACAGTGGGCTGCcatcaggagctgctgctgtggcGATACTACCGTAAGTACTAGTTGAAATgttgtgtgtacacacactaTATCATGATGCACATTTAGTCCTGAGGTGATGATTTTAGAACATCACAGTCACAGGTAGAGGCTTTTTTTGAATTTATAGTCTACCAAACATGTCTTGAGTATGAAATAGCCTCCACTTGGTGGCTCTAAAAATGTTTGTGCTCTTTTGTGGAGGATAGCAGCTGTAGTCAGTTTACAATCGATGACTCAGAAAACATGTGTCCAGACCTTAATGGAAACTTCTCAAACCACATCTGCAGCGTGATTGACTTGCTTGCTGATGATCCGTGTGAGAATTTGATAATGAAAAGATTTCTTTAAAGAGAAATAAGCACTTTGCTGCAAACCAAGTCTCATTTTTGTAAGATTGTCTACTCGACCCGCCATCTGGAAGAataaccacattttttttttttttttaaatctactcTGTCTCAAAAAAGATGTTTAGCTTTGAATTCAACCTGTTTCTGTGGAAAATGTGAATTTCAGGTGTAagaattagttgattaatcaacaaCCAGTTACtttgtttcatacattttttatttgatgatCCTAGTATTTTGACTTCAGCAACACAATCTGTTGCGACTGCTTTATGTTTTCCGCCATCTAGCAGCGccgccattactgcggtggcaagTCGTCGTGGCTCTACTCTCTGCTAACAGTATTAAAtggtgactttcagccgaatgcgtccgtggttgctcgtagtaactTATTGGTCGgagtagataataaacacagatgagtatgtattaaaaattgattaaaataaaattgaaggtttttacgaggacacagctgccatcactacgagcaaccacgacGCATTCGACtgagagtcaccagttaacacggttagcagacacTTTGTACGTGTTCTGTTCGTGATGCCGACCAAATGatgtttactttgtggtcattagaTTGCCCTGGTTTAGAGCAACTGAcgttatatttcacaataacgccACAGTTAGTTTATTGAGTTCATTTATTCTGTGGGACCACCGCAAAATTTTTGCAGTCAAATTGGGGCCGCTTGACGGCAAATTCCCAGGATTTTATTAAACTGgatatcttttggttttggactgttaaaggaataaaacaagacatttgaagatcactttgggctctgggaaactgatgtacattttctgacatttcacagACAAACCAATAGACAGTTTGTTGCAGCCTTAATATTTATTGTCCTTGCAGTTAAAAACCTTAGGCCTTGGGCTCACActaaaatgaggaataactgaACAGAAGAGAGACTTTATTGCTTCAACCTTGTATGTTGTCGGCTAAAGcaacaaaagtaaaatattagACTTCTTTGAACTTCAATAGCCTGAGACACCGTAACATGATGCTAGTAAACTGCACATAGCACGTTCAGGTTTACCAATCTGGATAGTCTGGGATGCTTTAAGATGCTTTATTGGGTGTTTTCCCCTAAATTGTATTAGTTATTGTTGTCCATTGAGTCCATTCCCAGCAGTAGCATTTCATTACAAATATACAGGTCTTAGTCAATGTGGATGGGAATCTCTTTTCTGTTCTCATTTTGTGCTTTAGGATGAAAGAATCGCTGCATATTTAACATGAATATCTTTCTCAGTGCATCTTTAAATGCAACGCGAGCAGCCAGCTAAAGGAGTGAAGATGAAAGCTTTTGTTACGTTCGATGGATAAGTGCTAGGTGAAGATAAGCTGCAGGAACAAAAGGATGGATAAGGCTGCCAATTTCACCCCGTAGATCTCGGGGTTGTGCACATGATCTGTTTTAAATGAATGACGCACACGGTTGCTTTTGCATCATCGTCTCCCCTGGGCGCTTATTGAATTTAAATCCATTTTTTTGTAACCAGCTTTTTTCGCAAAGTCATCGTGAGAAGCTAAAAACGGGTTTTCAGGGGGGGTTTCCTGCTCCTGCTCTCTGTTTGGTTGTATTTTTCTACCAACATGCGACTGCCTCTCCAGCATGCTGCTGTCACATCTGTTCAGCATTAGCCACATGACTTGCATTTCTGCTACAGCCTGCATCCCCAACCCCCTACTCCTGCTGCACCAGCATATACCAACACTGTATAGCGTTTGTGTACGAGAGTATTCCTGCAAAGGTCAGGAAACAGAGTGTTCATGTAGCTTATACACCTTGACGAAAATACTACAGTACACCTGGGTTAGGATGTTTATAAGCTATTACACAGGGACACTGCATGTTAATATTAGCATCCTTGTACTAAAGGTGACAAGAAAAGCGTGCTGTGTTGAATTGCTAAGTGGTATTTGAAGTCATGAATATgataataaaacagaaacatgatgctctctgtttctgtttgtggtCTGTATGTGTGGAGGTGCTGCAGTCTTCCTTCCAGCCAgctctctgctttctctctgcCGCTCACCCCCCCCCCTGATTGTCATCTGGCTTAATTTGACAGGGTAACCTTGGATACGCCGATGAACAGGAAGTTCATGCCAGACGCGGATTTCGGTTCCTGGACACCGCTGGAGTACGTCGCAGAGTGAGTGCTGAAGCGAATGATAATTCCTGGTCTTGTTTACAGGCTGGAGAGAGCTCTGCAACATCTGTTTTCATCAATAGAACTTCACCAAATGTTTTGCTTTCTTCTGCTCTAGAGTCATATTTTCAATGATTTATATTAGCCATTATCCCCTAATTGCCTTAAcactgattttcttttaacacaATTACTCAATGACTTTTGAAACATCGTGCATTTAGAAAGAGAAATTTGTaacctacattttaaagttcaaTGCATCTATCTGGTGCAACATTTAGAGGCTCGATCTATGAAGAACTCTAGTAAACAATTCAATcacaaacacattggttgtatagatattaggtctgtcaatcgattcaacatttaatcacatgattgtccatagttaatcgcaattaatcacatttttttatctgttcaaaatgtataaaaccatacctgtgctgacttgattatgacttgccccaaactgcatgtgattatcataaagtggtgtctACAGTAAGTACATTGGAAATAGTGTGTTTTGAGAGTACTAGAACTCCCCTGAATAAATGCCGGGTGCATTGAAACAGAAGTTTGTGTTTACGCTGTGTGTAGGCCAGGAGAGATTAGACTGGATTTGATCCAGTTTGATAATCCCTGAGGAAACAGATGAGGGTCTGAGGACAGAAATAGAAACGGGAAATGAAGGGATGTGGCACTCAGAGCTTCATTGTCTTTTTTCCTATCCTCAACCGTCCTCACCCTTTCTGGCTTTCAAACGACaaacttcattcataaaacctGCACACGACTGTAGGAGAAGATTTACTTTCTAGCACACGTCATTACGTTGGAATCACGGGTCGTCAAATTCATTATTCAACATAAAAAATCTGGAGGACTCAGGTTGTAAATGTGTCATTTGTCAGTTAAAGTTAGCCTCTGTCCACTAAAAGGTTACATcactattaattattataagtTGCTGATTCGGCTGGTTATTTTTCAATACTAGTGTGGATATGATATCAAGGTTTTGGTACTAAtactaaaacaatatttttcttactttctCACTTATCTTGCTATttgaaatataaacatgtttcttttttaatttagaaaCCCTTTTTTTTGACTGCTTAACAACGAATAACgtttgtattttctttgttttactccagaatgttcTTCAAATGGACCACAGGAGCGGACCGCCCGGCTTCAGGAAGCCTGATGCAGATAGTGACCTCCGGAGGAGAAACCCAGGCTGTGGCCACGCAgtagaggacagagaggagctgTGGAGACGGTGATGGGGgttgggagggagaaagagtgagagagggagagatggatggaaggaAAGACTAGTAGAGAAAGGAGGAGGTTAAAGGGTGtagaggtgaagaagaagagacggTGACAGAGAGGACCTAAATGAAAtaaggaggtggagaggagacgGCTAGATGGGTTTGTTTTGGagcgatgaggaggaggaggggtgaagGCTTTCATTGCAAATGTAGCCTCAGAGCGCCATCTAGCTGTAAAACCCTGCAATGATCCCACTAACAGTCAGACTGTGTTATATCTCCAGTAAAGGTAGGAACACACTCTCCACTCTTGCATTTTCAGGTCTCATTTAAAGTATTCTTTCAAAAATCAGTGAAGTGTGTTAAATGATCATGTCAAAATGTTCATGTAGCTCTTTTTTGGTCAGGACTGTGTGAAAGCGGTCACCAATTAAGATGCATATACAAATTGGTTATACCATACCATTGTAATTCTGTGTCACAGCAGTGTTATTACAATAATTATAATGGAGAACAACGCTGACAACGAATCAGCTGTCTAAACTTGTTCCCCCCCTTCCTCCAAAATGCAAATCAGCATCTTCATATCTACTGTACACTAGCTACAGTAATTTCCTTTAACATCTGTGAAATCCAACACACGACGGTGTCAGTCCATTGTGACATGTGAGATCTGTTGACCTTTACTGTTTGTTTATCGTCCCTGAAGGTCCCAACCTCTAAGTCGAAGAAAGCCGCTGTCTTCTTTTTCCCTCAAACGGACAAAACGGTTTAAAGTGGAGTGGCCTTATTTTATGTTCGTAGCTATCAAGTGTCCTTGGTGTCCGtggtgtggaaaaaaaaggtgttgtGGGTTTTTTCTAAGTCTTGTATTGTAACTGTGTCAAATTCACAATAAAATGAGTTGAAATAAAAGATTGATTCGAGgttcaaagttcattcttgactttggaaacagcTGTAGTAGCCGGccgttctggagctttcaattaTTACACACATCAGAAATCATATTCAgtcatattttatttaagtttctGAGCTTTTCCTTCATGTTGGCtcaaaggaatacttcacccacaaaatgatcatttgtatattgtttactcaccccgtgttaccttcaGTTCTTGATGAAAAccgtttttctcgcatgcctccacggtgaatgAAGAATCAAAAagcatccgtttacaaactctcacacaactcgtgcagtataatcaaagtctcatttatccagtcgtatgctcactacttcccaaacacatgtatCTTCAGTAAGACTTACAATTTAAAACACTTAGGACTCACACGGACGAGTAGCACGCCTGTGAAAGCGTGAGACTGTTTAtgtggaagtgttttaaatagttggttttagtgaagatgcatgtgtttgggaagtagtgaacATACAACTGCATATACctatactatttagtatgaaaGAAAAATATTCAGTATGTCCCCAATAATACATAGTGtgtcaaaaataccaggatgtctgTTGCAGtttgcaagccagcatgcttttctggctattctaaCCCACAAtgtatgagcaagagggtcaaagttcaaggtgcaatgttatgacgatATGTCCCAatagtatgcatactgcatgcaacagtatgtactttATAAGGGCAGGATTATACGGCACGAGTTGGgagagtttgtaaatggatGTTGATATAGTTTTactgttgttaaacgcggcccccatttacttttaagttttcttcaagaactCAAGGTAACACAGGGCGAGTAATtaatatacaaatgatcattttgtgggtgaagtattcctttaaaaagtgacgttcattcttgaccttggaaaacactagctgaaaaagaaaaaactcactTCAAGGTTTAATTTAGTAGCTGCTCGGAAACTGATGAAGTTTGTTGAAAGCTCCAGACCTGGCACTAAATGGACCGGGGCGGCAGttgctcagaggtagagcgggtcgtccaccaatcgaaAGGTTGGCGGCTcttccagtccacatgtcgaagtgtccttggtcAAGATACTTAactccaaattgctcctgaaggctgtgccatcggtgtgtgaatgagtatttagattaaatcctgatggccAGGTGCTTTGGAAGACTAGataggtgctatataaatgcaaatccatttAATTAACTGatgtatttagttatttactggataatttatttatttttattatttattattgttattttaattattatgtcTTCATATCGAccgtcattttttaaaactttttctttctatttttcattttttattgttatgttGCCTCCCACTCTTATTACTTTTCTccttcttttgttattatactgttaatattatttttgttaatatACTCTCTGctttaaaagaagaaagaaaacagaa
This DNA window, taken from Sebastes umbrosus isolate fSebUmb1 chromosome 9, fSebUmb1.pri, whole genome shotgun sequence, encodes the following:
- the qdpra gene encoding quinoid dihydropteridine reductase a, which encodes MAADRVIVYGGKGALGSKCVQHFKSKGWWVACIDMAANEEAHENVLVKMSESFTEQAGQVSTDVAQLLGEQKVDAILCVAGGWAGGSAGSKDLYKNSDLMWKQSVWTSTISSHLATLHLKPGGLLTLSGAKAALTGTGGMVGYGMAKAAVHQLCQSLAAKNSGLPSGAAAVAILPVTLDTPMNRKFMPDADFGSWTPLEYVAEMFFKWTTGADRPASGSLMQIVTSGGETQAVATQ